A single window of Dermacentor albipictus isolate Rhodes 1998 colony chromosome 1, USDA_Dalb.pri_finalv2, whole genome shotgun sequence DNA harbors:
- the LOC135897045 gene encoding ADP-ribose pyrophosphatase, mitochondrial isoform X3, protein MRTRNFLKVSFCFSALLPRTMRVHAKCRGATYPGTDVQRLYVPENKVPWTVEWPDYKPPEFSIPALSSKPWADPELGANFSPCWNALDGNVDRRSHEGTYAVVEGKPLNSHGRTGLSGRGRLGRWGPNHAGDPIVTRWKRDAEGMKVINQCSQLPVLQFVAIARRDSGEWAIPGVYKGYVDDPRNTDNAWMETVAYNFHDESGDVTGKFSLEAGDDAAKVKWTDINKELCLYASHSDFVHKVVQRLKAHW, encoded by the exons ATGCGGACACGAAATTTTCTGAAagtttctttctgcttttct GCGCTCCTGCCAAGGACAATGCGCGTACATGCCAAATGTCGTGGTGCAACTTATCCCGGTACGGACGTGCAGCGCTTATACGTACCGGAGAACAAGGTCCCCTGGACTGTAGAGTGGCCCGATTACAAGCCACCTGAGTTCAGTATACCTGCCCTATCGTCCAAGCCTTGGGCAGATCCCGAACTTGG GGCCAATTTCTCACCTTGTTGGAATGCCTTGGATGGCAATGTTGATAGACGGAGCCATGAAGGGACATACGCCGTGGTCGAAGGCAAGCCCCTGAATTCCCATGGCAGAACGGGTCTGTCTGGACGGGGGCGATTAGGGCGGTGGGGACCCAATCACGCTGGTGATCCAATCGTCACAAG GTGGAAAAGAGATGCTGAAGGCATGAAGGTCATAAACCAGTGCAGCCAACTTCCAGTGCTGCAGTTTGTAGCCATTGCGAGGAGAGACTCAGGCGAGTGGGCTATTCCTGGG GTTTATAAAGGCTACGTAGATGACCCACGGAACACAGACAATGCCTGGATGGAGACAGTTGCCTACAATTTTCATGACGAAAGTGGCGATGTTACGGGCAAGTTCTCCCTTGAAGCTGGCGATGATGCGGCTAAAGTCAAGTGGACAGATATCAACAAGGAGCTTTGCCTTTATGCTAGCCACTCAGATTTTGTGCACAAAGTTGTCCAACGACTCAAGGCTCACTGGTGA
- the LOC135897045 gene encoding ADP-ribose pyrophosphatase, mitochondrial isoform X1, with product MRTRNFLKVSFCFSALLPRTMRVHAKCRGATYPGTDVQRLYVPENKVPWTVEWPDYKPPEFSIPALSSKPWADPELGANFSPCWNALDGNVDRRSHEGTYAVVEGKPLNSHGRTGLSGRGRLGRWGPNHAGDPIVTRWKRDAEGMKVINQCSQLPVLQFVAIARRDSGEWAIPGGMVDPGELVNATLRREFYEEAMNSLSLGEKDKHALERSLESFFSKGVEVYKGYVDDPRNTDNAWMETVAYNFHDESGDVTGKFSLEAGDDAAKVKWTDINKELCLYASHSDFVHKVVQRLKAHW from the exons ATGCGGACACGAAATTTTCTGAAagtttctttctgcttttct GCGCTCCTGCCAAGGACAATGCGCGTACATGCCAAATGTCGTGGTGCAACTTATCCCGGTACGGACGTGCAGCGCTTATACGTACCGGAGAACAAGGTCCCCTGGACTGTAGAGTGGCCCGATTACAAGCCACCTGAGTTCAGTATACCTGCCCTATCGTCCAAGCCTTGGGCAGATCCCGAACTTGG GGCCAATTTCTCACCTTGTTGGAATGCCTTGGATGGCAATGTTGATAGACGGAGCCATGAAGGGACATACGCCGTGGTCGAAGGCAAGCCCCTGAATTCCCATGGCAGAACGGGTCTGTCTGGACGGGGGCGATTAGGGCGGTGGGGACCCAATCACGCTGGTGATCCAATCGTCACAAG GTGGAAAAGAGATGCTGAAGGCATGAAGGTCATAAACCAGTGCAGCCAACTTCCAGTGCTGCAGTTTGTAGCCATTGCGAGGAGAGACTCAGGCGAGTGGGCTATTCCTGGG GGAATGGTGGATCCAGGAGAATTGGTGAATGCCACACTGCGGAGAGAATTTTACGAAGAGGCCATGAACAGCTTGTCCCTGGGTGAAAAAGACAAACATGCACTGGAGAGATCTCTCGAGTCATTCTTCAGTAAGGGTGTTGAG GTTTATAAAGGCTACGTAGATGACCCACGGAACACAGACAATGCCTGGATGGAGACAGTTGCCTACAATTTTCATGACGAAAGTGGCGATGTTACGGGCAAGTTCTCCCTTGAAGCTGGCGATGATGCGGCTAAAGTCAAGTGGACAGATATCAACAAGGAGCTTTGCCTTTATGCTAGCCACTCAGATTTTGTGCACAAAGTTGTCCAACGACTCAAGGCTCACTGGTGA
- the LOC135897045 gene encoding ADP-ribose pyrophosphatase, mitochondrial isoform X2, whose protein sequence is MRVHAKCRGATYPGTDVQRLYVPENKVPWTVEWPDYKPPEFSIPALSSKPWADPELGANFSPCWNALDGNVDRRSHEGTYAVVEGKPLNSHGRTGLSGRGRLGRWGPNHAGDPIVTRWKRDAEGMKVINQCSQLPVLQFVAIARRDSGEWAIPGGMVDPGELVNATLRREFYEEAMNSLSLGEKDKHALERSLESFFSKGVEVYKGYVDDPRNTDNAWMETVAYNFHDESGDVTGKFSLEAGDDAAKVKWTDINKELCLYASHSDFVHKVVQRLKAHW, encoded by the exons ATGCGCGTACATGCCAAATGTCGTGGTGCAACTTATCCCGGTACGGACGTGCAGCGCTTATACGTACCGGAGAACAAGGTCCCCTGGACTGTAGAGTGGCCCGATTACAAGCCACCTGAGTTCAGTATACCTGCCCTATCGTCCAAGCCTTGGGCAGATCCCGAACTTGG GGCCAATTTCTCACCTTGTTGGAATGCCTTGGATGGCAATGTTGATAGACGGAGCCATGAAGGGACATACGCCGTGGTCGAAGGCAAGCCCCTGAATTCCCATGGCAGAACGGGTCTGTCTGGACGGGGGCGATTAGGGCGGTGGGGACCCAATCACGCTGGTGATCCAATCGTCACAAG GTGGAAAAGAGATGCTGAAGGCATGAAGGTCATAAACCAGTGCAGCCAACTTCCAGTGCTGCAGTTTGTAGCCATTGCGAGGAGAGACTCAGGCGAGTGGGCTATTCCTGGG GGAATGGTGGATCCAGGAGAATTGGTGAATGCCACACTGCGGAGAGAATTTTACGAAGAGGCCATGAACAGCTTGTCCCTGGGTGAAAAAGACAAACATGCACTGGAGAGATCTCTCGAGTCATTCTTCAGTAAGGGTGTTGAG GTTTATAAAGGCTACGTAGATGACCCACGGAACACAGACAATGCCTGGATGGAGACAGTTGCCTACAATTTTCATGACGAAAGTGGCGATGTTACGGGCAAGTTCTCCCTTGAAGCTGGCGATGATGCGGCTAAAGTCAAGTGGACAGATATCAACAAGGAGCTTTGCCTTTATGCTAGCCACTCAGATTTTGTGCACAAAGTTGTCCAACGACTCAAGGCTCACTGGTGA